CCCCGCGGTTGCTGCCCATCTGCAGGCCGATCAAACTCTGGCCTTGGCGGAGCTGCTCCTGGCTGAACTCTCGCCGATACCCCTGGGCTTTCCTGCACATGAATAACAGTTACAAGGTGAGGTAGAGGAACATGACGCATCATGGGCATGCAGTTGCGAATTCTTTGTTATAGTGAGGCTTATCTGTACCTGTGGAACCAGTCTCGGTCACCTCTGTAATGACCATCGTCCTTGGTGACAGCCACACTCCCCAGAGCCATAAGAGTTCTTTGCACTGCTGCCATGTCCTTTCCTATTGCCAGAACAAAAGATTATGTCATGACATGTAGTGAAAACAGCTCATAAATGTGAATGACTACAGCAGGAGATGAATGTAAGTAATCAGAGGTAAAATCACCTTCCCACAGGTCCACAGTTTGAAATATGTCAGTGGTTGTGACTCCGTAAGCTTCAGCTGCCTGCAGGAACTGAGAGATCTTCTCCATTTGTTTGAAGGCCATCTGCGTCTCTGGGATCTTCTTGATAGGCTCCTTTCCCCTTGGATACAGGCTGTTGATAAGCCTGCAGAGGACCTGGGACAAGGGAGGTCAGAAATATGAATGGGTAATATTAAAGTAACACACTAAAAAGACAGCTGAGCATAATTGATATTTTTGTTAACGGGTGTGACGCTGTTGCCATTGCCTGAAGAGAACAAGTATAAAAAGTGCATTTGGATTCAGTTATGAAAGCTCATACCATTTATAATTGCGAGAGTCATTTCCCAACAGTCTAGATAATGTTTTGTGGCTGCATTGCGTTAGTGCCTGTTGAGTTAATCGGTGGTGCAGAAATTGATGTCTCTGCCTCGTCTACCATGGATTTgtctgaattattttttttaaacattacagtCAGCTGGAGTGTCAAGCAGGAGGACAGTGCAGCACTGTGCAGGGTGCATTTTATAATTGGCTGTTAATTAAGTCTCACAGTGCTGAGCACTTTAAGCAGGGGGGCAGAGGAGTTTTTCGAAAGCTGCCAGAATGACTCAgtataaaaatgatttgttagGAAAGGAAGGACCACAACAGTTTGCGATTTGAAAATCACTCAGGTTATTttgcaacacaaaacacaggtCATTAATACACAGTCAGTGAGGAGTGATGATAATGGTCTGTCATTCTAATAACCAAATGTAATATCGCAATACAACAAATGCAGATCGATATTATTTACTGAagctttcaaaaataaataggCACATAAATCTAGTTGCTTATTTTAGCCTTTACTCATGGCCTCTTTAAATCTGACAGAGTTACTTTCTGgctttaataattaaatataacTTCTATTTTAAGTCCAGGTACTGCAGCCACTCACTGTTCCATCCATCAGCCATTTCTGGAAGTTATCTCTGCCCGCCTGCGGCTTCTCCAGGTTCCCTCCACACTGTGCAAGTATCCAGTCCACCAGCCGCAGCTCCAGGTCTGGGTCGTACTTCTGCTCGATCTTCTCCTGCACCTCTCGGCTCAGTCCATAGCTGGGCCCTCTGTTCGCCATGGCAGCTCTCACAGCACTCTGGTTAATGTGGTGTGTGGTAGTCCTGAAGAGAACAAATGGTAGACGTGAGGCTGGAAGAAAAATGATCTGACAAAAAACATCACTGTAATATTTCCAGAATATACCTATTGTGATATATTAGGGAGTTTTAGTTTTTGTATCCTTAAATAGCTACAGGATAACTACAATTCTACTCTTTTGactacaataaaaatataaagccATACAGCACTATTATAaactattttaatatttaaaacaaagcCCAAAATCTAGGTTTAAGTCTGTCCCTTTCCAGCTCAGCAGCCCACCCAGGCGCATCTCTGGAGACTGTAGCAGAGAAGGGTGTGGTCCATGGCTGCTGTCCCGAACAGGGACAAGCCCTCTTATTGCCATGGTAACAATCAAGCCAGTTTCCGGCACGCCGTGTGCAGTGATGCGCTGCATGAGATGATGTCTCAAGTATGACCTCGAGTTGGCTGTCATCATGACGCGAATCAAATAATCAAATTTTCAGAAAGTTTGCCCTCTTGCCACAAACATGCATCCACACAATGAACAACAGTTCTATATTTAGCCAGCAACACAGTTTAGTTTAATTACGTCAGCCCCCTGTGCCGCATATAAAAGCTTTTTGTTCATTCTTTAGTTCATTGTCTTCACTGCGTCTGTTGTTGACACTTAAATTCAGCAAATTCAAACAAAGTCTCTCCATCTGATGTCATGGCAGCACATCGCTACGCACTCTGCAGCCTTttaaaacatgaacatgttACAAACCCAGAGGCAACTGCGCAAAGCTCACACTAACTGCGACACTGAAGCGCCTGCAAAAACATTATGTCATGCACTCAGAGCAGTTTTATTTAATGAAGACTGCACTtactgaagaggaggagagagcggTCAGATTTGTCCGTGTCACAGTGTTAATTCCGCAAAGCTAGGCAGGGCTGAGGATGCTGAGCTGCTGAAGCATCCATGAAGCGCAGCACAGGCGCGTCGGGCCGGGCTGGATCTCATTTGTCCGGGAGGGGCGGGTCAGTCGTTTTATATACCAGCTCCCAAGGAGGGGTCCCTCGAGAGTCTCAACATCAGAATGCGACGTGACACCACTTCCGGACAGTGGTCACTGTAATGCATGCTCAGCTGCAGCATGAAGTGACCCTCTGCACACCACCCCAGGCACATGATGGTGCCAAATTAATGCTCTTTTTAAACTCTTGCCTGCAGCTTGAAGTCAATACTGGACATACATCCACCCCCTTTTACCTCATCATAACTGCTACACTGAGTGACTTGCTCAAAGGCACCCGAGCAGAGTGGATGTTTGCTTCTTATTAGAATAGCAGCTTTAACCGGTTGGTCTCCCTCCTGACTTGTTATTATGTGTTTGGCTTCTACACAAAGCAAACACTAATGCTTGTTGTTTGTTCCAGTATGTCTCTTAGTTCCAGTGATGAGAGCCATTTCCTTTCACTTActgaattaagttttttttttttttttttttttttttaatggtagaTAAATGTCTGCAGAGTGCTGTGGCTCAATATGGAGAGCGTGCTGCCTTATTTTACTCAGCTagacaacaaaacaactacTTTTTCTTGCAATCTGTGGTCTACATTTGCTTCATGTAGAAACTGCAGCACAAGGAGCTCACAGTAAAGCAAAGCGCCAAATGCATCACCCTTTTCCACCATCTCCTCTGTTTGCATTACCACTGTCCTACTGTATGCTCCCATAAATTGATGTTTGACTTTAGTTTTGACACAAAAAATGACTGACTACATAGTTCAACCATGAGCTAAAGGTCACCGCTGCAGTTAAGTGGACCCGAGAGAGTTAAGGGGTTGGTTTCACCCCATTAAGCATAGTGCAGCTCGTGGCCAATTACATGTTAATAATCAACAGTCCAGTGGCTCCATTCAGCAGGCCTCTCTATGGCTAAAGGCCAGCAGGTATGAGGAGTCATGTAACAGAATGTCCTGCTAGCAAAAATAAACCTCAAATGGCTGCAGCCTACAACCCTTGATGACTTCAACTGACTATATAGAACCAAGATTTCATGTAGATATACAAATGTACCTGgcgaattgtgtttttgttcattgttttgctgtttgtttgccTCATCTTAATTAGTATTAAAAATATACTAATTtagaaatacaatttttttt
This is a stretch of genomic DNA from Epinephelus fuscoguttatus linkage group LG21, E.fuscoguttatus.final_Chr_v1. It encodes these proteins:
- the tagln3b gene encoding transgelin-3b — protein: MANRGPSYGLSREVQEKIEQKYDPDLELRLVDWILAQCGGNLEKPQAGRDNFQKWLMDGTVLCRLINSLYPRGKEPIKKIPETQMAFKQMEKISQFLQAAEAYGVTTTDIFQTVDLWEGKDMAAVQRTLMALGSVAVTKDDGHYRGDRDWFHRKAQGYRREFSQEQLRQGQSLIGLQMGSNRGASQSGMTGYGMHRQIM